The genomic segment AAATGCTTGATGTCTGTGTGGAAgatatttttgtgcaaaaattgaatttgattGGTCTGATGGTAAAGATTCCCCCCAAATCTGCAACGATGGGACTCTACAAAATTGAACTTTGTTAAGTTGAAAGTCTATGAATGGAGGTTATTACTGACATTGTTTTAAAGAAAGTTACCGAATCCTGTTTTGACCTTGACATTGTCACCGGATGACCCCGATAACctgtctctgattggctgactggtATGTGCTTGATGTATCTTAGGAACCTTACTAGTTGGCACTTATTTTCCCAAATGGAAGCTATCTCATTGTGTAGTGAAACCTCTCCAAATGCTAACTTAAGAGAACAGCAGTAAATAACATTAAAGCAGACTCTGTTCATCATTCAGGCCTCCTTCATGTGATTAGCTGCTGTGCATCGGTGCCTGCCCGGCGGCAGCTGCCGCTGTGCTCCAGATGTGGGACCTCACTGTGTCTCCCTTTCCTTTAGGGGAGCAGGCAGAGGAGAGCCGAGCCGGAGAGGCCACAGGGGGGCCGGGGGCGACTGggtccctctgtcctctccccAAGGGAGACATCGGCAGGGTCCCTGTCTGGAGCACTGTGGAGACATTAGCCAAATGCTATTACCCTGAGCTCGCTCACCTGCGAGACGGCAATGGCCTTCTAGCAGACTATCCTTTCCCAAAGGGTGCTTGCCCAGGTGAGTCACCCTCTCCCCCTTTCAACCTCCTCCCATACCTCACCCATTTGTGTTACAGCTGTCTTTTTAAGTGCATCCCTCTTGTGTGCTTTTCTGATGAATGCGACCTAAACGTTGAAATGTTTCATCTctgtgaaaatttaaaaatgactgctAAAGTAGACGTTCACGTTTAGATTTGTACTGACCTTTTCATTCGAGGAGGCCAATTCATCACCAGTTGCAAGCAACATCTTACTTTGAGTTGCCTTGGGAACTTGTACTGCATAACCCAGTTTTCTAAATGTCCTTCTATGACTTTTCCTTTGACTTCCTGTCTGTGCAATTCGTTGTGCTTTTTCGGTTTTCAAAATCTGGCCGGGGAGTGGTAATCACATTTATCCTCTTCAATTGGCAACTTCTGGGCCTTCTCTTAGACTCCTCGTCCAAACACACTGGCCTTTCCAGAGTCGAGGCAAAATGGACAATTATTTTATCCAACCAAGGACTGGGAAACAAAATCGCGTTTATACCACGAGGGTATACAAACAAAACCTCAAGGGAAATTAGTTTAGTCTTCAGAAACACAGATCATTGCAGtttagaaaaggaaaacaacctTAATTACTTACAGTAACCTTATTGCTAAAGCTAACATTGCCTTTTTTAGGAATAACATGCGTGATGTTTAAAGCTTTAATCCACAACATACACAATGCTTAATGAATAACTAAACCAAGGCAACTACAGTCAATACAATATGATAACaaatcctcttttttctcttcccgCTTTTCAGCCGCCCTGTCGCCCTTCTCTGTGACCCGTCGTATCGGCCACCCCTACCAAAACCGGACGCCGCCCAAGAGGAAAAAGCCTCGCACCTCCTTCAGCCGGGTGCAGATCTGCGAGCTGGAGAAGCGTTTTCACCGGCAGAAGTACCTGGCGTCGGCCGAGCGCGCCACCCTGGCCAAGGCCCTGAAGATGACAGACGCACAAGTCAAGACCTGGTTTCAGAACAGACGGACAAAATGGCGGTGAGATTCCAGCAGAGCACTGTTTCACTCGGGGCATGGTTCGGTTCACTTCGGTTCACAGGGCAGCACAACTGTCTCTTCCACGTAGCATCTTTTGCTCATTTTCTCCCCCACGGGAGCTActtaagcaaaacaaacaggCCTTGATGGATTTTTCAGAGGCTATTTGTCTTAATGAGCGCAGGACGCTCACTCAGAAGAGCCATCCCTTCCAGTTTGTCTCGCGACCATTAATCGACAGCGGTGAACGTGCCCGTGTTTTGCCCCTCGGCCCTAAAAATGCTCACTCGTGTTTCACCTTAAACACAGGTGAGGCGGTCCGCAGCTGAAGCATCTGAGGCGTCGTGCAGCACCAGACGTGTTTTGCTTAGCTAGGCTGCCAGTCGAGGCCAGTTCACTTGACCAAGCACAATCACTCCTGAGCCTCCTGAAAGGCCTTTTAGAAAACTGCTGTCCAAAGCAATACTCCAACACTCAGAGGAGGAATTGACTGAGAAGTCCatagacaggaaaaaaaaaaaaacacacacaaacacactccttcACTTCATTCTCACTGTTGTTTATAGCCATTTGGAAGTAAATGAGAAGGAGATCCAATTATCATGCCCTGCCCATAGTTAAAGGGGCAGGGTGCATGTTTCAAAGTCACATTACAAACAGCTAAATTACCTAAagggttttaatttttaaatgatccGGAAGCTTTTTAGAATTCGTTTTGAATTTAATACAGATAGAAAACACTTCAAACGGAACTGTGTTTTTGGCTGCTTGACATTTATGAGATAGTTTATTGGCCTGTTTGTCTTAAATAAAGATATAATGTTGAAATTTGGTTTGATGACCCCTCTGAAAAAAGTATCAATCACACCCTgtagcactgaaaaaaaaaaaacaagacacatttTCCACCGCGAGATGTAATAACAATGAATTTGCTTAAAACAATCACGGCCAAACTGAATCCGAGACTGAACGACATGTCACGAGTAACGAGGGAATTGGCCTAACTCGTTTTCCTGATTTCCTAGTTTTGCCGAGATTTATGCCTTTCCCTGTAGTGTGCACCTGATAGGATGAGCATGAGGGATGTCTCTGCGTGACGACCACGCTAGTAACAAGAGGATGATCGAATCAACAGGCAGCGAATAAGATTATGATAATGCTGTTAACAATAATGTGTGGCTAATGGATGGAGGTTGGTGTGCATGAAAGAGtgttttagaggtgctgtttTTCTACCTGTGATTCCTTCCTGCCATTAGCAGTTTGTTGTGGATTTTGACAGCggccatttattttattattgttccTGTTATTAGCGGCACCACCTTAATGTTCAAAACAGCTTAATATATAATTCATTCTGCCTTATTCCGTAATGCTGATACGGCAAGGGCTCGGAACGTTTCTTCTCACACACATGCGGGAGAAATCCGTCAGGAGAGTGGATTTGAATATTAAAGAAACTCCATCTGGGGAGAAGAAACAGAGGCATCCTTTCATCTGCTCTGAATCACAATGGGAGCACGGTTTGAAGCTTGTTAAgtccatgtttttctctctcctgccttTATTGTCTCAGGTCACTTCTGTATTTACACCTCTAGTCCTATAGTAAAGCTCACCCGGAGCGAGTGCTTCTCTCTGGATACTTTCCAACATAAACACCTCAACCCTTCCATGAAAAAAGGGCACATAGTTTGAACCCACGCTGTCTCCTCGTGTGTCTCAGGGAAAACACACGTCTTTGCTCCGTTTCGCCACGGCAAATGCTGATATCAGCGCCAACTGTCACAACACACGGGGTGTACGTTACCGTTGACATATGCGGCGctgaaaagaagggaaaaaacaaacagatgtaaCTTTTCACCTTGAGGCAGGAAGCGTACTGTTCCTCCTCCCCCCGCGTTAGTCACCTTCCCTCACCAGCACCTGTCACTCGTCTTGATCAGCTGTCATGTAGCCCCGGGCTGCAAGCAGCTAGCACTGGCGTTGAATAAACCTACAGTAAAAGAAGCCAGTTTGCATATGAACAACTTTcattggcagtttttttttttccgagaCACTTGCAACCGCTGTTCCTTTTCAGCCCCCTTCCTACTTTCCTTGCTTGATTTCTTCATTGctttctgcttctctgctctGTGGCTTTCGTGCTTCCATTGATAGCCGTGAAAAATATGGTCCtaaggaaaaaacaaagccaaaaccacaaacaacactgaaaatccAGTAGTTTCGGGCTGGCATGCTTTTTATTACCTgttatctttaattttaaaaagagtgGCTTGGTTTTTATTGTCAATCGTTCACTTTGAAAGCCGGCCCTTTTCCCCGATTTCAGCAAAGCAGAGCTTCAGTCTGGTATCCTCTAATGTAGTGTTTCATAAGCTGAACGACCGTGCAGGTTGTTTGTCCTTACCCTCTGATGCGACCCATAAGAGCGTCTCCTGAAATATGGCACTAGCCACGGTCGTGAACACGCGGCCAAGCTTACGGAACGGCCACCGTTTGCTCAGGTTTCGGCACAAAGAGGTTGTTCAGTAAAACGTGACCACGGGTCGTAACTAGGCTGCCGCCACTGACAGCCCATGGGCTCGTTTTCTCACAGCAGAACAGTCTCCTCGTGGCTCTTTTAAAACTAAGCAATATATGCTTACGACTCCCTGTCACTGGTTGCCCGCTTCCAGAAGCCTGATTAAGTAAAACTATCCGGTAAATTGCAGGAAAAGGTCACAGGAAAGTTTCAAAACTATGCTCATGTAGCAGACatgtttcttctcttctttcctaAAATGCTCGTCATCTTATGGCCCCTCAGATTTTTCCCGgcggttgggaaccactgttttGATATAAACCATATCCTGTCTATTTGGACAAGAAAGCGAGATTGCGTCTTTATGAGGATATGGGacaaacactgcaaacagtGCAGTGGCATTAATTGATGTTGTGTACGCGCCCCccgtaaaaataaaacaccgtCCAGGTATAacatcctcctctgctccctttTTGTCCCTCCCTCTACCCAGGAGACAGACTgcggaggagagagaggcagagaggcagcagGCCAACCGGCTGATGCTGCAGCTTCAGCAGGAAGCTTTCCAGAAGACGTTGAGCCAGCCTCTGCAGCCAGACCCACTCTGCCTGCACAACTCCTCCCTCTACGCCCTGCAGAACCTGCAGCCCTGGGCAGACGACAATAAGGTGACCTCCGTCACCTCCGTGGCATCTGTAGTGTGAGcttgttactgtgtgtgtgtgtgtgtgtgtgtgtgtgtctttgtgtataggagagacagagggagggagaggctgGGAATGAGATGTGTGTATCAAGTTGTGGTCGGTGTGAATGGACAAAAGGGAGTTCAAAAACGCAGCTCCGTTATGGGTTTGTTGTA from the Xiphias gladius isolate SHS-SW01 ecotype Sanya breed wild chromosome 23, ASM1685928v1, whole genome shotgun sequence genome contains:
- the tlx2 gene encoding T-cell leukemia homeobox protein 2 — protein: MEHTGIEEVNQTHQQQHEPISFGIDQILNNSDQSSGCMLPNRTGDPDYALAPNVYSNGYNSVYNPACSMAAAAGLAGSYNVNMNMNVSMNMNMNVNVNSGGAGGVIRVPAHRPMPPPPPPPPAAAAPQPPSTHPAGIGPGIPSVPGMGMGNAANFTFPWMESSRRFAKDRLTGEQAEESRAGEATGGPGATGSLCPLPKGDIGRVPVWSTVETLAKCYYPELAHLRDGNGLLADYPFPKGACPAALSPFSVTRRIGHPYQNRTPPKRKKPRTSFSRVQICELEKRFHRQKYLASAERATLAKALKMTDAQVKTWFQNRRTKWRRQTAEEREAERQQANRLMLQLQQEAFQKTLSQPLQPDPLCLHNSSLYALQNLQPWADDNKVTSVTSVASVV